The following is a genomic window from Bacillus sp. V2I10.
CCGCGCGGAAACCATTGAGGGTGAGACCGCACGATAAAACTATTTCCCCCAAAAGGCTCAAGGAAGATTCCGACTTCAGCCAATGCCTGCATTTTCTCATTGATGATCAGAGCTTCATCTGCTGAATAGTGGATGGTAATCGGGACTAGGAGCTCTTGAACTTCCGTAGCAACTTGTCCTACTTTTTCTTTAAAGTATTCATAATTGATTCTCTCCTGAGCAGCGTGCTGATCGATAATGTATAATCCGGTCTCATTTTGAGCGAGTATATACGTTCCGTGCATTTGGCCTATTGGATAAAGAACTGGCACTCTCGGTTCAGATTCTGTCGCTAACAGTTCTTCATGATCATCTGCTGGCTGTTCATCATAAATTTCAAGTTCCTCCTCAATAACTGAAGAACTTTGTTCGATGATTTTTTCTTCTGGTTCTGGAGCTTCAGCCGCTTCAATCTCTGGCTTTTCCATTATTTGCGGAAGAGATGTTGCTGATAATGGTTTTTTCTCGGCATGACTGAACGTAAATGTCTGCTGTTCATCATAGCTTTTTTCTTTCCGCTTTGGCAAAATGGCTTCAGGAATCAGCTTTTGATGCGAAAATGCGTCTTTAATGCCTGAAGTAATCAGTTCATTTAATTCAGCCTCTTTGCTTAGCCGGACTTCCATTTTGGCAGGGTGAACGTTTACGTCGACTAAAATAGGATCCATATTAATTTCCAGGAAGACAATTGGAAACCGGCCGATCGGAAGCAGGGTATGATAGCCTTGCTGAATGGCTTTTACAAGCGGATAGTTTTTAATAAATCTGCCATTTACAATTGTTGAAATATAGTTTCTGGACGCTCTGGTGATTTCAGGAAGAGACATATAGCCTTTTACTTCAAAATCAAGAGACTGTAAGTTAATAGGGATCATTTTTTTTGCAATGCCAAGTCCATAAATACCCGCTATGACTTGGCGCACATCGCCGTTCCCGCTCGTATGCAGCATTTGCTTTCCGTTATGAGTCAGCTTGAAAGAAATAGATGGATTGGACAATGCCAGGCGATTGACAACATCTGTAATGTTGCCAAGCTCGGTATGAACTGTTTTGACGTATTTTAAACGGGCTGGTGTGTTGAAAAATAAATTCGTAACAGTAAGGTCGCTGCCTTTTCTGCTTGAAGCAGCTTCATGAATATCTACCTTTCCACCTGAAAGCACCATTCTCGTGCCTGCACCAGACCCTGTGCTTGTTTTTAATTCAACATGTGAAACCGATGCGATACTTGGCAGGGCCTCTCCCCTGAAGCCAAGAGTCCGGATCCGGAAAAGATCGTTTTCATCTTTGATTTTGCTTGTGGCATGCCTGTGAAAAGCATTCAGACAATCATCAGGCAGAATGCCGTCTCCATTGTCAATGATGCGGATTTTGCTTAAACCCGCTTCTTCTATATGAATTTCTATGACAGTGCTGCCGGCGTCTATACTATTTTCCGTTAACTCTTTTACAACAGAAGCCGGACGTTCGACAACTTCTCCTGCAGCTATCTTATTTGATAGTGAATCGTCAAGGCGAATAATTTTCCCCATGCTGTTCACCTCTTCATTATTTTAATTTTTTCTGAATTTGATAGAGTTCATTCATTGCATCAAGCGGCGTCATTTCAAGCAGATTAATTGCCCGTATCTGTTCTAGTACCAGTATGTCTTTTTTCGGAACCTGTCTGCTTTCCTTCTTTGCAGGCTGTTCATTAAAAAAGGAGAGCTGAGCCTCATCGCTTTTAAATGTTTCCGTCTTCTCCATGATAGATGCAGGGACTTTTACCGTCTGTTCGGCTTCAAGACTTTCTAAAATTTCTTTTGCTCTGCTGATCAGCTCATTTGGCAGCTCGGCAAGCTCGGCGACATGGATTCCATAACTTTTATCTGCCGGACCTTCTTCGATTTTGTGAAGGAACACAACCTTGCCGTTTTCTTCTACGGCTGATACATGGACATTCTGAAGCTGCGGCAATCCGTCAGCAAGACTAGTAAGCTCATGATAATGAGTGGAGAACAAAGTTTTAGCTCCGATATGATGGTGAATATGTTCAATAATGGCCTGAGCAAGTGCCATTCCATCATACGTAGAAGTCCCCCGCCCGATTTCATCAAATAGAATTAAACTTCTTTCCGTAGCATTGACAATCGCATTCCTCGCTTCCAGCATTTCAACCATAAAGGTACTTTGCCCTGATATTAGGTCATCCGCTGCTCCTATTCGGGTAAAAATTTGATCAAAGATCGGAAGAACAGCTTCCGAAGCAGGAACAAAACAGCCGATTTGAGCAAGGATGGCTGTTAAAGCAACTTGTCTCATATATGTGCTTTTTCCGGACATGTTAGGTCCTGTAATCAGCAGCATTCCGCGTTCATTTGAGAAATAACAATCGTTTGGAACATATTCTTGAGAATTCATTACTTTTTCAACAACTGGATGTCTGCCGTCCTTAATGAACAGCTCCTGATCTGAAAAAGTGGGTTTAGAATAATGTCTTTTTTCACTGATGACAGCAAAACACTGAAGCACATCTAATTCACTGATGCACTTAGATAAGGATTGAAGTCTTGGAATAAACTTCTTCACTTGTTCACGAAGCTCGACAAACAATTCATATTCGATGTCTACCATTTTTTCTTCTGCTTCAAGAATGAGCGTTTCTTTTTCTTTAAGCTCCGGTGTTATAAATCTTTCAGCGTTTGTCAGTGTTTGCTTCCGTGTGTACCTGCCTTCTTCAAGCAAGTGTACATTTGCTCTTGTCACTTCAATATAGTAGCCGAATACCCTGTTAAACCCTATTTTCAGTGATCTGATGCCTGTACGCACCCGCTCCTGCTGTTCAAGCTCTGCTATCCATGATTTGCCGTTTCTGCTCGCATCTCTGAATTGATCGAGCTGTTCATGAAAGCCGTCTTTCATGATATTGCCGTCTTTAATAGACAGCGGCGGATTCTCTACTAAAGCAGAATCAAGTAAGTCTGTCAGTTCTGTACAAGGGTCAATTTGTTCTGCCATTTCATTTATTTGATTATCCTTTACAGATGTTAACACTTCTTTGATCGCAGGCACTTGCTGCAATGATTTCTTCAGCTGGATTAAGTCTCTTGCATTGACATTTCCGAATGCCACTCTCCCCGCAAGTCTTTCAAGATCATAAACTTCCTTTAACCGTTCTCTGAGATCTTCGCGTTCAAAATAGTGATCAAGCAAGGATTGGACCATTTGAAGCCGGCTTTTGATTTCATTTATAGAAAGCAATGGCCGGTCGATCCACTGCTTGAGCATTCTCGCGCCCATTGCTGTTTTTGTCTCGTCAAGCAGCCAGAGGAGCGAGCCTTTTTTACCTTTAGAACGGATCGTTTCCGTCAGCTCCAAATTCCGCTTGGAGTATAAATCAATTTTCATAAAATCCTGCAGCTGATAGACTTTTACTTTTTGCAGATGATCAAGGCTTCTCTTTTGCGTTTTCTGCAAATAGTTATGCAGTCTGCCGAAGGTTTCTTTTAATCTTACATCTTCAAGATGATTGATAATCTCTTCAAATTTCTCTGTGCCCGCATCCATTTCAAACGAAACGGTCACTCTTGATTTTTCAGCAATTTTTTTAATATATGATTCAGGAAAATCAGGATGTACAACTAATTCCTTTGCACCAAGAGAATACATTTCATTTATGATTTCATCAATATGATTTAGTAAGGTCACTTGATTTTCACCAGTCGATAAATCTGTAACTGCAAAACCAAACTTAGAAGGAAAGGCAGTTACAGACGCTAAATAGTTATTTTCCCGCTCCTGCAGACCTTTTCCATTCATAACCGTTCCTGGTGTGATCAGCTGCACAACTTCGCGGCGGACAACACCTTTTGCCTGTTTTGGATCTTCAGTTTGTTCACATATGGCTACCTTGTAGCCTTTTTCTATTAAAGATTCTATATATCCAGGAGCAGAATGATACGGTACACCGCACATTGGAATTCGTTCGGTGCCTCCTCCATCTCTGCTCGTTAGTGTAATTTCAAGTTCAGCAGATGCTCTTTTTGCATCTTCAAAAAACATTTCATAAAAGTCGCCTAAACGAAAAAATAAAAAGGCATCCTGATACTCTGCCTTTATTTTTAAATATTGCTGTATCATCGGCGTATATGTAGCCATTGTAATCCCCCATTGCATTTGCGTACGTATCAAAACAAACTTTATTATAACATACATGGGGGATTTTTTGCTTTGACGAATCCCGGAATGTTGTCCCAGAAATAGTATATTAAAGATGCGAAAGGTGCAAAATTTTTGAATTCCATAAAAAAGAAAAACCAGGAAGATAAATTCTCCCTAGTTTCCTCTTATTCTTCATCTCCGCCGACTAAAAATTCCGGATTCAGATCTTCAAACTCTTCATCAAGATCTTCTTCCCAGTCTTCATCCTCTTCAGCAAAGGCTTCTGTGTTAATTGCGACAACCACCTTTGTCTCCCCGACAACTTCCGCCAAAAACTCACGCTCAGCCGAAACAACAACTTTGCTTCCATTTGGAGAAATATTGACCTCCATGCAGTTTGGCTGCTGCATCACCTTTGCAATGACTTCATGCTCATCGTCCAAAAAGTTGTTATCTTTATATTTCAACTTAATGACGTCCACATATGAAACTTTTTCAGTGACAACTTCTGTTTTCGTATTATCAGCATACGAATACCATACGTTGATGTCGTAAGTACCTTCAACCTCGACTGTTTTCCCAACCTTTTTTGCATCATATTTATGGTTGATCAACCAGCCGCCTAGAATGCTTGTTGGTTTTTGCGAAGGAGCAATGCTGTGCGTGGATTGAGTAAACTTCTTGCCTTTCGCAACTACCGCTTTGGTGATTATTTCTCTGTATTCAGCCATTCGTACATACCCTCCTCAATCAATCTTCATTTAATCCTATGCTGGGCTAGTATGGTTTGTGCTACTAAAATAAAGGAATAAATAATATGTTCCACCAATACATGAATCGGTATAGTTCATTGTATGCGTGTACGCCCAGATATGTGCCTAAATTTTGAAAAGAAAGCGGAATTGCCAAGTGGGGTCAGTTAAGCACAAAGGTTTTGGCAGGAAAGGCGCTTTTTGCCTTTCCTGCTGGCAGTATAAGTAATGATGATTATTTAGAACATAGTTTAATTAGATATTTATTTGGTGACGCGGCGGGGTTTTCTGCAGTAATTTTTAATGTTATTGGTGCTAGGGCGGAGTAGCAATAAATTTTATCGGGCTCTATATCATTTTTATCAGGCATTCTTTTTTATCTGGCTCTATTAGAAATTTATCGGGCTTTTTCCATTAGTTATCCGCAACATATACTTTTATCAGGCACTATTACTTTTTTATCGGACTCTATGCGAAATTTATCAGGAACATCTTTTGTTGAAAGGCTCTGCTTTATTAAGAAATTAAAAAAGCGCACTGCTCTGAACAGTGCGCTTCTCTTTTAGTGACAGGCTGACCCTGGAGAATTATTTAGTTTTGAACCCGTTTCACCGCTTAACAGATCTCCGCCGGTTGTGCGGATAATTTCGTCTGTCACATGGTTTGAGATCGTGACTGCAATCAATTGAAGCAAATCGTTCACTTCAACTTGAGATTCTTTAAATTCCTGAATGATTGGAAGTTCATCCAATTCTTCCTGAATTTTATCAATTTTATCTTCTACCTGCTTTAATGCTTCCTGCTTGCTGTAATGCTGGAAGTTAACAGCCTGTTTTTGAAGACTTTTAATACTTGCTACTTTTTCACGGATTTTTTGATTTTCATTGATTTGAGCTTCCGCTTTTTTGAAAAACTCAACTTCTTTGGTATC
Proteins encoded in this region:
- the mutL gene encoding DNA mismatch repair endonuclease MutL produces the protein MGKIIRLDDSLSNKIAAGEVVERPASVVKELTENSIDAGSTVIEIHIEEAGLSKIRIIDNGDGILPDDCLNAFHRHATSKIKDENDLFRIRTLGFRGEALPSIASVSHVELKTSTGSGAGTRMVLSGGKVDIHEAASSRKGSDLTVTNLFFNTPARLKYVKTVHTELGNITDVVNRLALSNPSISFKLTHNGKQMLHTSGNGDVRQVIAGIYGLGIAKKMIPINLQSLDFEVKGYMSLPEITRASRNYISTIVNGRFIKNYPLVKAIQQGYHTLLPIGRFPIVFLEINMDPILVDVNVHPAKMEVRLSKEAELNELITSGIKDAFSHQKLIPEAILPKRKEKSYDEQQTFTFSHAEKKPLSATSLPQIMEKPEIEAAEAPEPEEKIIEQSSSVIEEELEIYDEQPADDHEELLATESEPRVPVLYPIGQMHGTYILAQNETGLYIIDQHAAQERINYEYFKEKVGQVATEVQELLVPITIHYSADEALIINEKMQALAEVGIFLEPFGGNSFIVRSHPQWFPRGDERELIEEIIQEVLDHKQADIKKLREEAAIMMSCKAAIKANHHLRNDEMFALLETLRKTTDPFTCPHGRPIIIHYSTYEMEKMFKRVM
- the mutS gene encoding DNA mismatch repair protein MutS, which produces MATYTPMIQQYLKIKAEYQDAFLFFRLGDFYEMFFEDAKRASAELEITLTSRDGGGTERIPMCGVPYHSAPGYIESLIEKGYKVAICEQTEDPKQAKGVVRREVVQLITPGTVMNGKGLQERENNYLASVTAFPSKFGFAVTDLSTGENQVTLLNHIDEIINEMYSLGAKELVVHPDFPESYIKKIAEKSRVTVSFEMDAGTEKFEEIINHLEDVRLKETFGRLHNYLQKTQKRSLDHLQKVKVYQLQDFMKIDLYSKRNLELTETIRSKGKKGSLLWLLDETKTAMGARMLKQWIDRPLLSINEIKSRLQMVQSLLDHYFEREDLRERLKEVYDLERLAGRVAFGNVNARDLIQLKKSLQQVPAIKEVLTSVKDNQINEMAEQIDPCTELTDLLDSALVENPPLSIKDGNIMKDGFHEQLDQFRDASRNGKSWIAELEQQERVRTGIRSLKIGFNRVFGYYIEVTRANVHLLEEGRYTRKQTLTNAERFITPELKEKETLILEAEEKMVDIEYELFVELREQVKKFIPRLQSLSKCISELDVLQCFAVISEKRHYSKPTFSDQELFIKDGRHPVVEKVMNSQEYVPNDCYFSNERGMLLITGPNMSGKSTYMRQVALTAILAQIGCFVPASEAVLPIFDQIFTRIGAADDLISGQSTFMVEMLEARNAIVNATERSLILFDEIGRGTSTYDGMALAQAIIEHIHHHIGAKTLFSTHYHELTSLADGLPQLQNVHVSAVEENGKVVFLHKIEEGPADKSYGIHVAELAELPNELISRAKEILESLEAEQTVKVPASIMEKTETFKSDEAQLSFFNEQPAKKESRQVPKKDILVLEQIRAINLLEMTPLDAMNELYQIQKKLK
- the cotE gene encoding outer spore coat protein CotE yields the protein MAEYREIITKAVVAKGKKFTQSTHSIAPSQKPTSILGGWLINHKYDAKKVGKTVEVEGTYDINVWYSYADNTKTEVVTEKVSYVDVIKLKYKDNNFLDDEHEVIAKVMQQPNCMEVNISPNGSKVVVSAEREFLAEVVGETKVVVAINTEAFAEEDEDWEEDLDEEFEDLNPEFLVGGDEE
- a CDS encoding RicAFT regulatory complex protein RicA family protein, with translation MSLYTKEEIVAKARELAQMVADTKEVEFFKKAEAQINENQKIREKVASIKSLQKQAVNFQHYSKQEALKQVEDKIDKIQEELDELPIIQEFKESQVEVNDLLQLIAVTISNHVTDEIIRTTGGDLLSGETGSKLNNSPGSACH